From the genome of Pseudobacteriovorax antillogorgiicola, one region includes:
- a CDS encoding helix-turn-helix domain-containing protein, whose product MYKARTGNKITVSELSDLTGISKSVLDSMSSRKGYNATLDKVEIICKTLGVRIEELLELDDD is encoded by the coding sequence ATGTATAAAGCCAGAACTGGCAATAAAATCACTGTATCAGAGTTATCTGATCTTACAGGCATATCGAAGAGTGTGCTCGATTCAATGTCGAGTAGAAAAGGCTACAACGCAACCTTGGATAAAGTTGAGATCATATGCAAAACATTGGGCGTCCGCATTGAGGAACTTCTGGAGCTTGACGATGATTGA
- a CDS encoding DNA cytosine methyltransferase: MLKAISLFSGVGGLDFGFEAAGFKTSVAVEMDKYCCQNMRENQGWVVLEEAIENVSTEDLLKAADLKVGEADVLIGGPPCQPFSKMGYWSTGDSKRLSDPRANTLIEYLRVLEEAQPKAFLLENVQGMTFSNKDDGFKFLLDGIEEINQRAGTNYSSNFKVLNAAEYGVPQHRSRFFLIGCREGTEFSFPEITHKDQSKGENELLFEGKNLKPFNTAWDAIGDLPDPKDPTLNLGGKWADLLPSIPEGENYLWHTDRKGGLPIFGWRTRYWNFLLKLSKKLPSWTIAAQPGSATGPFHWNNRRLSPEEMGRLQTFPDGLTYSCHLREVQRMIGNAVPSLMAEILASEIKYQFFGMSKRRKYKLMPKKNEKRAISTAVQPVDQKYQDLVGCHKAHPGTGKGPGAIRQSS, encoded by the coding sequence ATGCTAAAAGCTATTAGCTTGTTTTCTGGCGTAGGCGGTTTGGACTTCGGATTCGAAGCTGCAGGCTTCAAGACTTCAGTTGCTGTAGAAATGGATAAGTACTGTTGTCAGAACATGAGGGAAAACCAAGGCTGGGTAGTCCTGGAAGAAGCAATCGAAAATGTTTCAACAGAAGACCTACTCAAAGCAGCCGATCTCAAGGTAGGAGAAGCTGATGTCTTAATCGGCGGCCCACCATGTCAACCTTTCTCAAAGATGGGCTATTGGTCTACTGGAGATTCCAAAAGGCTGTCTGACCCCCGAGCCAATACTTTGATTGAGTACCTCCGGGTCCTTGAAGAAGCACAGCCAAAAGCTTTCTTGTTGGAAAATGTGCAAGGCATGACCTTTTCTAATAAAGACGATGGCTTTAAATTTCTATTGGACGGAATCGAGGAGATTAATCAGCGTGCTGGAACCAACTACTCTAGCAACTTTAAGGTACTCAATGCAGCAGAGTATGGTGTGCCCCAGCATAGAAGTCGTTTCTTCTTGATTGGCTGTAGAGAGGGAACAGAGTTCTCGTTTCCCGAGATTACACATAAAGATCAATCTAAAGGAGAAAATGAGCTTCTTTTTGAGGGAAAGAATTTGAAGCCTTTCAATACAGCTTGGGATGCGATTGGCGACTTGCCTGATCCAAAAGACCCTACTTTAAATTTGGGAGGCAAATGGGCTGATTTACTTCCTAGTATTCCTGAGGGTGAAAATTATCTTTGGCATACCGATAGAAAAGGTGGTTTGCCAATCTTTGGTTGGAGAACTAGATATTGGAACTTCCTACTAAAGCTTTCAAAAAAACTACCTTCTTGGACAATTGCAGCTCAACCAGGTTCCGCTACCGGGCCTTTTCACTGGAATAATAGAAGACTTAGCCCTGAGGAGATGGGAAGGCTTCAAACCTTTCCAGATGGATTAACTTACTCATGCCACCTTAGAGAAGTCCAAAGAATGATTGGTAATGCGGTTCCATCTCTAATGGCAGAGATATTAGCATCAGAGATCAAATATCAGTTTTTTGGAATGAGCAAGCGTAGAAAGTACAAGTTAATGCCGAAGAAAAATGAAAAGAGGGCTATATCTACAGCCGTCCAACCTGTAGATCAGAAGTATCAAGATCTAGTGGGTTGTCATAAAGCTCATCCAGGAACTGGAAAAGGCCCAGGTGCTATTAGGCAAAGCTCTTGA
- a CDS encoding DUF262 domain-containing protein, whose protein sequence is MYIKGEDRQISKILNSAFYHIPTFQRPYSWSKENIKELWNDVLGNGEENYFLGTMVVYRDGRNRYGIVDGQQRLTTITMMLAAIRNRLNSNRNENLAKGVHNLIEKPDIDNVLTFVVQTETSYPYFQQHIQRFGSPNFSGRLGKEEGTVKIAFELIVELLGEYLDSQIEMPGFNREEEENVLKSIRDKFLNATVIFIELDSIGDAYLIFETLNARGMPLDAADLVKNHLTRYLSNQNPKLDEVKDAWNTIKSNTEISKLKLDVNSFVLHFWISSNPYLTGKKLFKAVQDKISCFETARDLLNRLEYESKIYKKISNPESVEWSKEDSSIKESLNGLVNVFNVTQPHPFVLAVLAEYERRNIKSKLAKKSISLIERYHFASTALCSVKSSGGVSKMYASQAKAFRDAEGTNSKGVIVSKLEEKLLEKLPSREEFRSRFKDLEYSSANTKQKKTVRYILQKVLTELRPESCFDFESMTIEHLFPESRKMQGFQSIGNLLLLPAKLNNENLGNKPIRDKLTSLSSFPEFLDPSLKGEVSTFDIEKRSDTLCRILEKWVYGKLE, encoded by the coding sequence TTGTATATCAAAGGTGAGGATAGACAGATTTCTAAAATACTCAATAGTGCCTTTTATCATATACCGACATTTCAGAGGCCGTATTCTTGGAGTAAGGAAAATATAAAGGAGCTGTGGAACGATGTCCTGGGGAATGGTGAGGAGAACTATTTTCTAGGTACTATGGTCGTATATCGAGACGGTAGGAATAGATATGGAATTGTTGATGGTCAGCAAAGGCTTACTACAATCACTATGATGCTGGCAGCGATTCGAAATAGGCTCAACTCTAATAGAAATGAAAATCTTGCAAAAGGTGTCCATAATTTAATAGAAAAGCCAGACATCGATAATGTTTTAACTTTTGTTGTGCAAACTGAAACATCGTATCCTTATTTCCAACAGCATATTCAGAGATTTGGTAGCCCAAATTTCTCTGGAAGGTTGGGAAAAGAGGAAGGTACAGTAAAAATTGCCTTTGAACTTATTGTAGAGCTGCTTGGTGAATATTTGGATAGTCAAATAGAAATGCCGGGCTTCAATCGAGAAGAAGAAGAAAATGTCTTAAAGAGTATTAGAGATAAATTTCTTAACGCCACAGTAATATTTATTGAGTTAGATTCTATTGGTGATGCTTATTTGATATTTGAGACGCTAAATGCGAGAGGAATGCCTCTAGACGCAGCAGACTTGGTAAAAAACCACCTAACTCGATATCTTTCAAATCAGAATCCGAAGCTTGATGAGGTTAAGGATGCTTGGAATACTATCAAGAGCAATACTGAAATCTCAAAACTAAAACTTGATGTGAACTCCTTTGTGTTGCATTTTTGGATATCATCCAATCCGTACTTAACTGGTAAGAAACTTTTTAAGGCTGTTCAGGACAAAATTAGCTGCTTCGAGACTGCAAGGGACCTTTTGAATCGTCTAGAATATGAATCAAAAATCTACAAGAAAATTTCTAATCCTGAGTCAGTAGAGTGGAGTAAAGAAGACTCATCAATTAAAGAATCTCTAAATGGGTTAGTAAATGTGTTTAATGTTACTCAACCTCATCCATTTGTGTTGGCTGTGTTGGCTGAGTATGAGCGTAGAAACATCAAATCAAAACTAGCAAAAAAATCGATCTCCTTGATTGAAAGATATCACTTTGCTTCAACGGCACTTTGTTCGGTAAAATCGTCAGGTGGGGTATCAAAGATGTACGCATCCCAGGCAAAAGCATTTAGGGATGCAGAAGGAACGAATTCGAAAGGTGTCATTGTTTCAAAGCTAGAAGAAAAGCTTCTTGAGAAGCTTCCCTCAAGGGAGGAGTTTAGGTCTAGATTTAAAGATCTGGAGTACTCTTCAGCAAATACTAAACAAAAAAAGACTGTCAGATATATTCTCCAAAAAGTACTTACTGAATTACGACCGGAATCATGTTTTGATTTTGAATCGATGACTATAGAACACTTATTCCCGGAATCTCGAAAAATGCAAGGATTTCAGAGTATAGGTAATCTGCTTTTGCTCCCGGCAAAGCTAAACAACGAGAATCTGGGTAATAAGCCTATCAGGGACAAACTCACATCCTTGAGTTCATTTCCTGAGTTCCTAGATCCCTCGCTGAAAGGGGAAGTGAGTACATTCGATATTGAGAAGCGATCTGATACCCTGTGTAGAATTTTAGAAAAGTGGGTATACGGTAAGCTAGAATGA
- a CDS encoding tyrosine-type recombinase/integrase yields the protein MSNFNQNHPKLGSQIKVDPIRSLSNITKIKSLLQDSPRDLALFTLGINSALRASDLLEIPVGKVESLGVGDSFEIREKKTGKLRHVTMNESVLDALTKYLAVRRSTSKKEPLFLSRKGSSSGLTVQSLHRLVKGWCHEIGLRGNYGSHTLRKTFGYHQRVTFKTELPILMVAFNHSSQKQTLSYLGIQDSEVEAAFMNSL from the coding sequence ATGAGTAACTTCAATCAGAACCACCCGAAGCTCGGCAGTCAGATCAAAGTCGACCCGATTCGCTCTTTGAGTAACATTACTAAGATAAAATCGCTGCTCCAAGACAGCCCACGAGACCTCGCTCTATTCACTCTCGGTATCAACAGTGCTCTAAGGGCTTCGGACCTTCTTGAGATTCCAGTTGGTAAAGTTGAGAGTCTCGGCGTTGGTGACTCGTTTGAAATTCGTGAAAAAAAAACTGGTAAGCTACGGCATGTGACGATGAACGAATCTGTTCTCGATGCGCTCACAAAGTATCTTGCCGTCAGGCGATCCACCTCGAAAAAGGAACCGCTCTTTCTTTCTCGGAAAGGAAGCAGTTCTGGGCTCACGGTCCAGTCTCTCCATCGACTCGTCAAGGGGTGGTGCCATGAGATTGGACTTCGGGGAAACTACGGAAGCCACACCCTTCGCAAGACGTTTGGTTATCATCAGCGAGTAACTTTCAAAACCGAGCTTCCGATTTTGATGGTAGCTTTCAATCATTCGAGTCAGAAACAGACGCTTTCCTATCTTGGTATCCAGGACAGCGAGGTGGAGGCCGCCTTTATGAATTCGCTGTGA
- a CDS encoding cation transporter has product MALEECTQLEQMVFDLGNRTLMVIHRGDPQIILDRLLPLKFGATILDSVSVESENIELTSENAKESKVLKQLLLLNLIMFFVELGSGYFSRSAGLIADGLDMLADASVYGLSLMAVGKAKTSKQHVARLSGYLQFIMAAGLLVEVVRRFLYGSEPIGSIISSVAIVALCVNILCLFLLMNHRKGEVHMRASWIFSANDVLANIGVIVAGSLVSWTGSNYPDLIMGSIISAIVMRGAVQILNLSKRRN; this is encoded by the coding sequence ATGGCTCTCGAAGAATGTACACAATTAGAACAAATGGTTTTCGATTTAGGTAATCGCACCCTTATGGTAATTCATCGTGGAGATCCTCAAATTATTCTTGACCGACTGCTCCCTTTAAAGTTTGGAGCGACTATTTTGGACTCTGTAAGTGTGGAATCTGAGAATATTGAGCTCACGTCGGAAAATGCGAAAGAGTCAAAAGTTCTAAAGCAACTTCTCCTCCTTAACCTGATTATGTTTTTCGTAGAATTAGGAAGTGGTTACTTCTCGCGTTCAGCGGGTTTGATTGCTGATGGATTGGATATGCTCGCAGATGCAAGTGTGTACGGCCTAAGTCTCATGGCAGTCGGAAAAGCTAAAACATCCAAACAGCACGTCGCTCGATTAAGTGGATATCTGCAATTTATTATGGCTGCGGGACTACTAGTAGAAGTGGTGAGAAGATTTCTTTACGGAAGTGAGCCGATAGGTAGCATCATTTCTAGTGTTGCTATAGTTGCCCTTTGTGTGAACATTTTGTGTCTCTTTCTATTAATGAACCATAGAAAAGGTGAAGTGCATATGAGAGCTAGTTGGATTTTTTCAGCTAATGATGTTCTAGCAAACATCGGTGTTATTGTAGCTGGATCTCTAGTTAGCTGGACTGGGTCGAACTATCCTGACCTCATTATGGGCTCGATCATTAGTGCAATAGTAATGAGGGGGGCTGTACAAATTTTGAATCTATCCAAAAGGCGAAATTGA
- a CDS encoding master DNA invertase Mpi family serine-type recombinase, producing MICAYIRISSDKQSVENQRFEILRFADERKLTIDQWVEEAVSGSTPSSERELGELIDSLKKGDSLIATELSRFGRSLYEVMAILNILMKKDIRVLTTKEGYELGDNINSKVLAFAFGISGEIERNMISMRTKEALARKKSEGKKLGRPKGRLSKVVKLSGKENEIRTLLQKKVPIASIAKIFEVHRRTVHNFIKTRGIG from the coding sequence ATGATTTGTGCTTATATCAGAATAAGTTCCGACAAGCAGAGCGTCGAAAACCAAAGGTTCGAGATTTTGCGATTTGCGGATGAGAGAAAGCTCACTATTGACCAATGGGTCGAAGAGGCTGTTAGCGGATCGACTCCATCAAGCGAACGAGAGCTCGGTGAGTTGATTGACTCGCTAAAAAAAGGTGATAGTCTCATTGCTACTGAATTAAGCCGTTTTGGGAGAAGCCTCTACGAAGTCATGGCAATCCTCAATATTCTGATGAAGAAAGATATTAGGGTCCTGACTACCAAAGAAGGTTATGAGTTAGGGGATAATATCAATTCCAAAGTTCTTGCCTTTGCTTTTGGGATTTCAGGGGAGATAGAACGGAATATGATCTCAATGAGAACCAAAGAAGCTCTTGCCAGGAAAAAGAGTGAGGGTAAGAAACTTGGTCGTCCAAAAGGTCGTCTATCAAAGGTCGTGAAGCTATCAGGAAAAGAAAATGAAATCCGTACTCTTCTTCAGAAAAAAGTTCCCATAGCATCGATTGCTAAAATTTTTGAAGTACATAGGCGGACGGTACATAACTTTATAAAAACAAGAGGTATTGGCTAA
- a CDS encoding Tn3 family transposase, translating into MSSGLHLSDQELRLVNSNKKPDSKLGFSILLKFLQLRGYFPQDHHDVPLEVVSNIADQLDINGKLFKKYDIGSRSCRNHKAQIKKFLGFRDITKPDYTALNKWLCKELSFEHGINDFVSEANNRLLKLKIVASNQDQIIRTAKSSLNSCEDAFFNKIHRKIPKRSKSAIDEILSANSELSLTEIKSDPGKVGIESLIKESKKLAVLREIDLPDSLFTQSISKKHLIKLKRRLSSESLHEITRHPPNIKYSLFAAFTHVRIQEITDGLVDLLIQIIHKIGARAENKVTKELVRDFKKVRNKDSIFCRVAEAAVSNPKGKVEQVIFPVANENVLKDIVKELKATGPFYRYKVQNVMRASYVHHYRKMVPVILDCLDFCSNNSRHKPVIDGIELIKIYQDSTKQMYSDSDDVPINGVVKNEWMSFVLQGNRINRANYELALLDSLRSRLRCKEIWVPGSFKYCNPDEDLPQDFHKKRVAYFDKLKLDLDPKVFVKDLENQMRSSLTKLNQQMPNNDSVKIHNKKGGWISVSPLVAQEEPPNILNLKRDVMANWPMTNLLDILKETELRVGFTEKFETVGVRERMGKETLQRRLLLSLFGLGTNMGLKRVCTTTSMENFQDLSYIKKKFINRDNLRNAISSVANAIFDIRMADIWGEGSTACASDSKKFGSWDQNLMTEWHIRYGGRGVMIYWHVEKKSTCIYSQLKACSSSEVASMIEGILKHNTAMEIDKNYVDSHGQSEVAFAFCHLLGFKLMPRLKAINRQKLYLPGTGESGNYKNLKEVLTRPIRWDLIVNQYDEMIKHIAALKLGFADAETILKRFTRNNLKHPTYLAFCELGKAIKTIFLCEYLGSMELRREINEGLNVVENWNSANGFLFFGKNSEIASNCIADQEISILALHLLQISMVYVNTIMIQQVLATPQWNDIMTKEDYRALTPLIYTHINPYGSFHLDMGKRIALAA; encoded by the coding sequence ATGTCGAGTGGACTACATTTATCTGATCAGGAACTTCGACTGGTTAATTCTAATAAGAAGCCAGACAGCAAATTAGGCTTCAGCATACTACTTAAATTCCTCCAGCTAAGAGGTTACTTTCCTCAAGATCACCATGACGTTCCGTTGGAAGTCGTAAGCAATATCGCTGACCAACTTGATATCAATGGAAAGCTGTTTAAGAAATATGATATTGGCAGTCGGTCCTGTCGTAACCATAAGGCCCAGATTAAGAAGTTCCTTGGCTTTCGGGATATCACAAAGCCTGATTACACTGCTCTAAATAAATGGCTCTGCAAAGAACTAAGTTTTGAACACGGTATCAATGATTTTGTCTCCGAAGCAAACAATAGGCTACTAAAGCTTAAAATCGTTGCCTCCAACCAAGATCAAATAATTAGAACAGCTAAATCTTCTCTCAATAGTTGCGAAGACGCCTTCTTTAATAAGATACATCGTAAGATTCCTAAAAGATCAAAATCTGCCATCGATGAGATTCTATCTGCAAACAGTGAGCTATCCTTGACTGAAATCAAATCTGATCCTGGAAAAGTAGGTATAGAAAGCTTGATTAAGGAATCCAAAAAATTAGCAGTTCTTCGTGAGATAGACTTACCCGATAGTCTATTCACTCAATCTATTTCCAAAAAGCATTTGATCAAATTAAAGCGCAGGCTCTCATCAGAGAGTTTGCACGAGATTACTCGTCATCCACCAAATATCAAATACAGTCTTTTTGCTGCCTTTACCCATGTTAGAATCCAGGAAATCACCGATGGCCTAGTGGACCTTCTCATTCAGATCATACACAAAATCGGTGCTAGAGCAGAGAATAAGGTTACCAAAGAGCTAGTTCGAGACTTCAAAAAAGTTAGGAACAAAGATTCCATCTTTTGTAGGGTCGCCGAGGCTGCGGTGAGCAACCCGAAAGGAAAGGTTGAACAGGTAATTTTTCCTGTCGCTAATGAAAATGTACTGAAAGACATCGTCAAAGAGCTTAAAGCTACAGGACCATTTTATAGATATAAGGTCCAAAATGTCATGAGGGCATCCTATGTTCATCATTATAGAAAGATGGTTCCTGTAATCCTCGATTGCTTAGACTTTTGTTCCAACAATAGCCGCCACAAGCCGGTAATAGATGGCATAGAGTTAATCAAGATTTATCAAGATAGTACCAAACAGATGTACTCTGATTCTGATGATGTACCGATAAACGGAGTCGTGAAAAATGAATGGATGTCGTTTGTATTGCAAGGTAATCGTATTAACAGAGCCAACTATGAATTAGCGTTGCTAGATTCCCTTAGAAGTCGGCTTAGGTGCAAAGAAATCTGGGTTCCAGGATCGTTCAAATATTGTAATCCAGATGAGGACTTACCCCAAGACTTTCATAAGAAAAGGGTTGCCTACTTTGACAAGCTTAAGCTTGACCTAGACCCAAAGGTCTTTGTAAAAGACCTTGAAAATCAGATGAGATCATCATTAACCAAGCTTAATCAGCAGATGCCCAATAACGATAGCGTAAAGATTCATAACAAAAAAGGAGGCTGGATCTCTGTCTCTCCCCTGGTTGCACAGGAAGAACCACCAAACATACTTAATCTCAAAAGAGACGTCATGGCTAACTGGCCTATGACTAATCTCCTAGACATTTTAAAGGAGACAGAGCTTAGAGTTGGCTTCACCGAAAAGTTTGAAACCGTGGGTGTCAGGGAAAGAATGGGCAAGGAAACCTTGCAGAGAAGACTGCTTCTCTCACTTTTCGGACTTGGGACCAACATGGGGTTAAAGAGGGTCTGCACAACAACGTCAATGGAGAATTTTCAAGACCTCTCATATATCAAGAAAAAGTTCATCAATCGTGACAACCTTCGGAATGCCATATCATCGGTCGCCAATGCCATCTTCGATATTAGAATGGCTGATATATGGGGTGAAGGAAGCACAGCTTGCGCCTCTGACTCCAAAAAGTTTGGTTCTTGGGACCAGAATCTCATGACCGAGTGGCACATAAGATATGGTGGGCGTGGAGTTATGATCTATTGGCATGTTGAAAAGAAGTCTACCTGTATCTATTCCCAGCTAAAAGCCTGCTCGTCATCCGAAGTAGCATCCATGATCGAAGGCATCCTAAAGCACAATACGGCTATGGAAATTGACAAGAACTACGTGGACTCCCATGGGCAAAGCGAAGTAGCCTTTGCGTTTTGCCATTTGTTGGGTTTTAAGCTGATGCCAAGGCTAAAGGCTATCAATCGTCAAAAGCTTTACCTTCCAGGGACAGGGGAGTCCGGTAACTACAAAAACTTGAAAGAAGTTCTAACACGTCCGATCAGGTGGGACTTGATTGTCAACCAATACGATGAAATGATCAAGCACATTGCAGCACTTAAGCTAGGCTTCGCCGATGCGGAAACTATCCTAAAAAGGTTTACTAGGAACAATCTGAAGCACCCGACCTACCTTGCATTTTGTGAGCTTGGAAAAGCGATCAAGACAATTTTCCTCTGCGAATATCTTGGGTCTATGGAGCTGAGGCGAGAAATTAATGAAGGACTGAATGTTGTAGAGAACTGGAACAGTGCTAATGGCTTCCTTTTCTTTGGCAAGAACAGCGAAATCGCCTCCAACTGCATTGCTGATCAGGAAATTTCTATCCTAGCCTTGCACCTGCTTCAAATATCAATGGTCTATGTGAATACGATTATGATCCAGCAAGTTCTGGCCACTCCACAATGGAATGATATAATGACTAAGGAAGATTATCGGGCATTAACACCGCTTATCTACACTCACATCAATCCCTATGGCTCGTTCCATCTCGATATGGGAAAACGAATAGCTCTGGCTGCTTAA
- a CDS encoding ParA family protein codes for MKTSIIAITNQKGGVGKTATTVNGAAAFTEIGLKVLLIDLDYQANATSYLGLKHKAKQKGRTASQALLKDLPLDRVVSTTSNPNLDVIAGDMGLSKLSREKILDPGAAMLLKQWLESNSISKYDIILIDTHPSLDLLFQMAMTASHYYLVPMFAEADPFDGLEYMFNEISQIKMGLNKQLFFLGLVITKFDKANATHKKFLSLLEDFCKEHKIKIRGIIPDSKAVASSSSLQKPLVWSNPKLPIAKSHIQLARELKPEMKGVRMGRTQKTPAIVETPEHIVALFDEEPVSRNVEVF; via the coding sequence ATGAAAACTAGCATTATAGCGATTACGAATCAAAAGGGGGGAGTGGGCAAGACGGCTACTACGGTAAACGGCGCCGCAGCTTTTACCGAGATTGGTCTTAAGGTCTTATTGATCGACCTAGACTATCAGGCCAACGCAACTTCTTATCTCGGGTTGAAACACAAAGCCAAACAGAAAGGCCGTACAGCAAGCCAAGCTCTTCTAAAAGACCTACCCTTAGATAGAGTTGTATCGACCACCTCAAATCCAAACCTAGATGTAATAGCCGGCGATATGGGGCTTTCAAAATTATCTAGGGAGAAAATCTTGGATCCCGGTGCTGCTATGCTGTTAAAGCAGTGGCTAGAATCGAACTCAATTAGCAAGTATGACATTATTCTTATCGATACACACCCTAGCTTGGATTTGCTTTTCCAAATGGCAATGACAGCGTCGCACTATTACCTCGTTCCAATGTTTGCTGAAGCCGATCCATTTGATGGTTTGGAGTATATGTTTAACGAGATATCCCAGATCAAGATGGGGCTCAATAAGCAGCTTTTCTTCCTAGGCCTTGTGATCACAAAGTTTGATAAGGCAAATGCAACTCATAAGAAGTTTCTTTCCCTTCTAGAGGATTTTTGTAAGGAACATAAAATCAAGATTCGAGGGATTATTCCAGACTCAAAAGCAGTTGCAAGCAGTTCGAGCCTACAGAAGCCTCTTGTATGGTCAAACCCGAAGCTTCCCATAGCAAAGTCCCATATTCAACTTGCAAGAGAGCTTAAGCCGGAGATGAAAGGCGTAAGAATGGGTAGAACGCAAAAAACTCCTGCTATTGTAGAAACACCAGAGCACATTGTTGCACTCTTCGACGAAGAGCCCGTTAGCCGAAATGTGGAGGTATTTTAA
- a CDS encoding ParB/RepB/Spo0J family partition protein produces MSERFNSTASAIKLSQAIEKLSKLDSGTVVPIPLEYIDRSENIRRELDTDTIEFSQLVESIKEVGLLQNPVVTVSSGKILCVSGHRRIAAIEHLGHKKVECTLVHFENLELKDVAQIVENTARKGLEPFDLADQLLNLKNRGYSQVKLQSLIGKNRQVVGRYQKLALWPKELKEMAKSNREKFNVKALMQLSSINDHDELRARIEEILGTKKASTNKKARVQRLNESGVLDYCQSQSFSESQTEFLFSALRDLGIIKSKATDGKSQKVVHGVPLQ; encoded by the coding sequence ATGAGCGAACGCTTTAACAGCACTGCCTCGGCAATTAAGTTGTCACAGGCGATAGAAAAACTTTCGAAACTCGACTCAGGGACAGTAGTTCCCATTCCATTAGAGTACATTGATCGTTCCGAAAATATTAGACGAGAGCTGGATACTGACACAATCGAGTTTTCACAGCTTGTCGAGTCAATTAAGGAAGTTGGACTACTACAAAACCCAGTTGTCACTGTTAGCTCAGGTAAGATTTTGTGCGTATCTGGCCACCGGCGTATAGCTGCCATCGAACACTTGGGGCATAAGAAAGTTGAATGCACACTGGTCCACTTCGAGAATCTTGAGTTGAAGGACGTAGCCCAGATTGTAGAGAACACTGCTAGGAAGGGCCTTGAACCCTTCGACTTGGCAGATCAACTTCTTAACCTAAAGAACAGAGGATACTCACAAGTTAAACTCCAATCACTAATTGGAAAAAACCGGCAGGTAGTCGGACGTTACCAAAAACTAGCTCTATGGCCGAAAGAACTAAAAGAGATGGCTAAGAGCAACCGTGAAAAGTTTAATGTCAAAGCATTAATGCAGCTTTCAAGTATTAATGACCATGATGAACTCAGAGCCAGAATTGAAGAGATATTAGGAACTAAAAAAGCTTCTACTAACAAAAAGGCCAGAGTGCAAAGACTGAACGAAAGCGGTGTCCTGGACTATTGCCAAAGCCAGTCATTTTCTGAGAGTCAGACAGAGTTCCTGTTTTCCGCTCTTAGAGATCTCGGCATTATAAAGAGTAAAGCGACCGACGGAAAGTCACAAAAAGTGGTACACGGTGTACCACTTCAATGA
- a CDS encoding HU family DNA-binding protein → MSHATGMTKTDVKKVFDSYKEIGYAHMKKLKTDADFALPGFGKFKISQRAARKGINPQTGEAVKIPARKVPVFKPGTELKEHIQPKNKK, encoded by the coding sequence ATATCGCATGCTACAGGTATGACCAAAACGGATGTCAAAAAAGTTTTCGATAGCTACAAGGAGATTGGCTATGCTCATATGAAAAAACTGAAAACAGACGCTGACTTTGCTCTTCCTGGGTTTGGTAAATTCAAAATTTCACAGAGGGCGGCAAGGAAGGGGATTAACCCTCAGACTGGCGAGGCTGTAAAGATTCCAGCACGGAAGGTTCCAGTCTTTAAACCTGGTACTGAACTTAAAGAGCATATTCAGCCAAAGAATAAAAAATAG